In Haloterrigena alkaliphila, a single genomic region encodes these proteins:
- a CDS encoding SCO family protein has translation MNRRLYLRSIAASSVVAAAGCLNSLSSGNDHRTDRGSGTERDRADGAVLEPPKRDLSEASHPSYGDDFPAVELPDPLNGETVSTDQFEGERTVLMTFFYTSCPDGVCPALLLRLRRVQAVAAEGGYGDDAAFLAMTFDPERDTEDALRTYAGERGVDHDAGNWHFLRPERYETAEEIVTEQFGLPLKKRDANEHEDLEYVFPHYGYIFLVNERGLVERVYPDGATVATARLVEDFETVVAGT, from the coding sequence ATGAATCGGCGTCTCTATCTCCGATCGATCGCCGCGTCGAGCGTCGTCGCCGCCGCGGGATGTCTGAATTCGCTATCGAGCGGGAACGATCACCGGACGGATCGAGGCAGCGGTACCGAACGGGACCGCGCCGACGGCGCGGTCCTCGAGCCGCCGAAACGGGATCTGAGCGAGGCGTCCCATCCGAGTTACGGCGACGACTTCCCGGCGGTCGAACTTCCCGATCCGCTGAACGGCGAGACCGTCTCGACCGACCAGTTCGAAGGTGAGCGGACCGTTCTGATGACCTTCTTCTACACGTCGTGTCCCGACGGCGTCTGCCCCGCGCTGTTGCTGCGGTTGCGACGAGTGCAGGCGGTCGCGGCCGAAGGAGGGTACGGCGACGACGCCGCGTTCCTCGCGATGACGTTCGATCCCGAGCGAGACACCGAGGACGCGTTGCGAACGTACGCCGGCGAACGGGGCGTCGATCACGACGCTGGAAACTGGCACTTCCTGCGACCGGAGCGATACGAGACGGCCGAGGAGATCGTCACCGAGCAGTTCGGACTGCCCCTCAAGAAACGCGACGCCAACGAGCACGAGGACCTCGAGTACGTGTTTCCCCATTACGGCTACATCTTCCTCGTCAACGAGCGCGGGCTAGTCGAACGCGTCTACCCCGACGGAGCGACCGTCGCGACGGCGCGGCTGGTCGAAGACTTCGAAACGGTGGTAGCGGGCACCTGA
- a CDS encoding sulfite exporter TauE/SafE family protein, translating into MSAPESRVDVEQFLTNLLEFRYREVTMVGATVAVLAASIVFFPGFENVGDGVQSDLSGGLLAGIVLIAVVAGAVKGMTGFGYSLIMTPIVASVIDPTVAVVVLAIPPWMLNMFQIAETGTGRAFVREEWSLLLLAVVGTVIGVAALASFSAGPIVAFVIGLVLLGYVAFQTVQNFVTVEEAHHPFALGAAGLSQGFLLAFANLGPLLPAYFHTFERDTERYIGGLSMVLGTIFTVRIVQMALFTDLLTTYRLWLGSVIAVVTIVGLLLGTYLRRLEFDERTFNWFVVGLLFVISLNIFRNTVPALFF; encoded by the coding sequence ATGAGTGCCCCCGAATCCAGAGTCGACGTCGAACAGTTCCTCACCAACCTCCTCGAGTTCCGATACCGAGAAGTGACGATGGTCGGCGCGACGGTGGCCGTCCTCGCCGCCTCGATCGTCTTCTTCCCCGGGTTCGAGAACGTCGGGGACGGCGTCCAGTCCGATCTCTCGGGCGGGTTGCTCGCCGGAATCGTCCTGATCGCGGTCGTCGCCGGCGCCGTCAAGGGAATGACCGGCTTCGGCTACTCGCTCATCATGACGCCGATCGTCGCGTCGGTGATCGATCCGACCGTCGCCGTCGTCGTCCTGGCGATCCCGCCGTGGATGCTCAACATGTTCCAGATCGCCGAAACCGGGACGGGACGGGCGTTCGTTCGCGAGGAGTGGTCGCTCCTGTTGCTCGCCGTCGTCGGGACCGTCATCGGCGTCGCCGCGCTGGCGTCGTTCAGCGCCGGCCCGATCGTCGCGTTCGTGATCGGCCTCGTCCTCCTCGGCTACGTGGCCTTCCAGACCGTACAGAACTTCGTCACGGTCGAGGAAGCACACCACCCGTTCGCCCTCGGCGCCGCCGGGTTATCCCAGGGCTTCCTGCTCGCCTTCGCGAACCTCGGGCCGCTGCTCCCGGCATACTTCCACACCTTCGAACGGGACACCGAGCGATACATCGGCGGCCTGTCGATGGTTCTCGGGACGATCTTCACGGTTCGAATCGTGCAGATGGCGCTGTTCACCGACCTGCTGACGACCTACCGACTCTGGCTCGGCTCGGTCATCGCGGTGGTCACGATCGTCGGCCTGCTGCTGGGCACGTACCTCCGACGTCTCGAGTTCGACGAGCGGACGTTCAACTGGTTCGTCGTCGGACTCCTGTTCGTCATCTCGCTCAACATCTTCCGGAACACCGTCCCGGCGCTGTTCTTCTAG
- a CDS encoding thioredoxin family protein → MTETTPSEPTDDGHTTQKPVQLNDSADYDELLATHDLVLLEFVTSGCGICGSMEPVLGGVARSAPGAVATVNAGLVPDLAAEFDVRSVPTHVVLRDGEEVARFDDGFQSAETLVDALETHAAR, encoded by the coding sequence ATGACCGAAACGACACCCTCGGAGCCGACCGACGACGGCCATACGACCCAAAAACCCGTTCAGTTGAACGACAGTGCCGACTACGACGAACTGCTCGCGACACACGATCTCGTCCTGCTCGAGTTCGTCACGTCCGGCTGTGGCATCTGCGGGTCGATGGAGCCGGTACTCGGCGGCGTCGCGCGCAGCGCGCCCGGCGCCGTGGCGACGGTGAACGCCGGTCTCGTCCCTGACCTCGCCGCCGAGTTCGACGTCCGGAGCGTCCCGACACACGTCGTCCTAAGAGACGGCGAGGAGGTCGCCCGCTTCGATGACGGCTTCCAGTCCGCCGAAACGCTCGTGGACGCGCTCGAGACGCACGCGGCGCGCTGA
- a CDS encoding MBL fold metallo-hydrolase, translated as MGNTNFDPAEVARRIDEDGEDLFILDVRNEDDYDEWRIDGSTNVPIYDELLEYDYSTLEDHLDELPKDAEIAVVCVAGITSARAAEFLREHGFDARSIDGGMNGWGRVHRQYDLEDADGVEGVVQVVRPGTGCVSYLVHDGDEAVVVDPSQYVDRYLNAADERGLEIVGVADSHAHADHVSGARRLAGELDVPYYLHGDDAGELENITELADGETIPVGDRDLEVRHTPGHTPGSVSFRFGDALLSGDTLFLRSVGRPDLEDGSEEAVRTAASQLFDSLERLTELESDTVVLPGHFSDESIRPLATELGDLRAETTNELLSYVEDDDEEAFVETIVESLADEPANYNEIKQINWGKEQPGGDVEALELGPNNCAAN; from the coding sequence ATGGGCAATACTAACTTCGATCCGGCGGAGGTCGCACGACGCATCGACGAGGACGGGGAGGACCTCTTCATCCTCGACGTCAGGAACGAAGACGACTACGACGAGTGGCGGATCGACGGGAGCACGAACGTCCCGATCTACGACGAACTGCTGGAGTACGACTACTCCACGCTCGAGGATCACCTCGACGAACTCCCGAAAGACGCGGAAATCGCGGTCGTCTGCGTCGCCGGCATCACGTCGGCACGGGCCGCGGAGTTCCTCCGCGAACACGGATTCGACGCGAGATCCATCGACGGCGGCATGAACGGCTGGGGTCGCGTCCACCGCCAGTACGATCTCGAGGACGCAGACGGCGTCGAGGGGGTCGTACAGGTCGTCCGACCCGGCACGGGTTGCGTCTCGTACCTCGTCCACGACGGCGACGAGGCCGTCGTCGTCGACCCGAGTCAGTACGTCGATCGCTACCTGAACGCGGCCGACGAGCGCGGTCTCGAGATCGTCGGCGTCGCGGACAGCCACGCCCACGCGGATCACGTCTCGGGCGCCCGCCGACTCGCCGGCGAACTCGACGTCCCCTACTACCTCCACGGGGACGACGCCGGCGAGCTCGAGAATATCACGGAACTCGCAGACGGCGAGACGATTCCCGTCGGCGACCGGGACCTCGAGGTGCGCCACACGCCCGGACACACCCCCGGCAGCGTCTCGTTCCGGTTCGGCGACGCGCTCCTCTCCGGCGATACGTTGTTCCTCCGCAGCGTCGGCCGCCCCGACCTCGAGGACGGCTCGGAGGAGGCCGTTCGGACCGCTGCGAGCCAGCTGTTCGACAGCCTCGAGCGGCTGACTGAACTCGAGAGCGATACCGTCGTGCTGCCCGGTCACTTCAGCGACGAATCGATTCGCCCGCTCGCGACCGAACTCGGCGACCTCCGGGCGGAGACGACCAACGAACTCCTGAGTTACGTCGAGGACGACGACGAGGAGGCGTTCGTCGAGACGATCGTCGAGAGCCTCGCGGACGAACCGGCCAACTACAACGAGATCAAGCAGATCAACTGGGGGAAAGAGCAGCCCGGCGGCGACGTCGAGGCGCTCGAACTCGGGCCGAACAACTGCGCCGCGAACTAA
- a CDS encoding helix-turn-helix domain-containing protein → MANSMAEQLQQDMECEGLLECIHGLKQLDKDCFRVMVESEEALTIDEVADQVDRERSTAYRSIQRLLQSGFIQKEQINYEQGGYYHVYYPTDPTQIANDMQRMLNDWYAKMGQLIQEFEDKYEHADAGTEVPAQ, encoded by the coding sequence ATGGCTAACTCAATGGCAGAGCAATTACAGCAGGACATGGAGTGCGAAGGGCTGCTGGAGTGTATCCACGGGCTCAAGCAACTCGACAAGGACTGTTTCCGCGTGATGGTCGAGAGCGAGGAAGCGCTGACGATCGACGAGGTCGCCGACCAGGTCGACCGCGAGCGCTCGACCGCGTACCGATCGATCCAGCGACTGCTCCAGAGCGGCTTCATCCAGAAAGAGCAGATCAACTACGAGCAGGGCGGCTACTACCACGTCTACTACCCGACGGATCCGACCCAGATCGCGAACGATATGCAGCGGATGCTCAACGACTGGTACGCGAAGATGGGCCAACTCATCCAGGAGTTCGAGGACAAGTACGAACACGCCGACGCCGGCACCGAAGTCCCCGCCCAGTAA
- a CDS encoding sulfite exporter TauE/SafE family protein: MEPFGIALTTLALFVSFGFMVGVLFGFFGMGGSFLVTPALLVMGYPARVAVGSGMAFVFGTATIATLKHRDLGQVDYKLGGLMIVGTTSGIEVGSRVVYYLEELGLASGAIGVTYVVLLGAVGLFVTRNALVNDGGDDSGGSHHESDEEIDPDAIPDIAKRIQSYRLPPMMTVAGGIQVSLWLILAVAFATGLLSGFLGVGGGFIKMPAMVYLIGVPVPVAVGTDLFEIVFSGGFGAFTYGLNGGVDLSIVAPLLAGSALGARIGSAATGIVDEDDIKIYFGLMLVGGSIAVAFRQAGDYLGMEVLSTVSFALILLSAFMVSGAVIVSTITTMRAQANASAPSAD, from the coding sequence ATGGAACCGTTTGGAATCGCATTGACAACGCTCGCACTGTTCGTGAGCTTCGGCTTCATGGTCGGCGTGTTGTTCGGCTTCTTCGGTATGGGCGGCTCGTTCCTCGTCACGCCGGCGTTACTCGTGATGGGGTATCCCGCCAGAGTCGCCGTCGGGAGCGGCATGGCCTTCGTGTTCGGGACGGCCACGATCGCGACGTTGAAACACCGCGACCTCGGCCAGGTCGACTACAAACTCGGCGGGTTGATGATCGTCGGGACGACGAGCGGCATCGAGGTGGGTAGTCGAGTAGTGTACTACCTCGAAGAACTGGGACTCGCCAGCGGTGCCATCGGCGTCACGTACGTCGTCCTGTTGGGTGCGGTCGGGCTGTTCGTCACCCGAAATGCGCTCGTAAACGACGGCGGAGACGATTCGGGTGGCAGCCACCACGAGTCCGACGAGGAAATCGATCCGGACGCGATTCCGGACATCGCGAAGCGGATTCAGTCCTATCGTCTCCCGCCGATGATGACGGTTGCCGGCGGGATTCAGGTCTCGCTCTGGTTGATTCTGGCCGTCGCGTTCGCCACGGGCCTGCTGTCGGGCTTCTTGGGTGTCGGCGGCGGTTTCATCAAGATGCCCGCGATGGTCTACCTCATCGGCGTCCCGGTTCCCGTCGCGGTCGGGACCGACCTCTTCGAGATCGTCTTCTCGGGCGGATTCGGCGCGTTCACCTACGGGCTCAACGGCGGCGTCGACCTCTCGATCGTCGCGCCGCTGCTCGCGGGGAGTGCACTGGGCGCCCGGATCGGCTCGGCCGCGACCGGCATCGTCGACGAGGACGACATCAAGATTTACTTCGGGCTGATGCTGGTCGGCGGGTCGATCGCCGTCGCGTTCCGCCAGGCCGGCGACTACCTCGGGATGGAGGTCCTGAGTACGGTCAGTTTCGCACTGATCCTGCTCTCGGCGTTCATGGTCAGCGGGGCCGTGATCGTCAGCACAATCACGACGATGCGCGCGCAGGCGAACGCGTCCGCACCGTCAGCGGACTGA
- a CDS encoding DUF7512 family protein, which produces MIDLAASSSAVQSGALVGAVLLEAFVLYVGYGALERVATPIVEKIKHA; this is translated from the coding sequence ATGATCGACCTCGCCGCGTCTTCGTCAGCGGTACAGTCAGGCGCCCTCGTCGGCGCCGTCCTCCTCGAGGCGTTCGTCCTCTACGTCGGGTACGGCGCACTCGAGCGAGTCGCAACGCCAATCGTCGAGAAGATCAAACACGCATAA
- a CDS encoding universal stress protein: protein MKAICATDLSAASEATIESETCLECLGRIGVEEIHLVTVIPSNVHAGMPGIDFEGRRERALGRYRRVIEDAGFVVEAHVVRGTPHRRINGVAEAVGASLTVVGSRGKSPLENRVIGSTARNLARTTVVPLLVNRIERGADEPAVVREHLFRRMLFATDFSENAERAFEAFSYLRHATQEATLVHVETPKDPALPEGPDPEARLAELATKFEDWEIETQTAVRQGDPADEILAAEDEYEPTTILVGSRGHSRLRRLLLGSVSEDVVARADGNVMLIPPDRTA, encoded by the coding sequence ATGAAAGCGATCTGTGCGACTGACCTATCCGCCGCCAGCGAGGCGACGATCGAGAGCGAGACCTGCCTCGAGTGTCTCGGACGAATCGGCGTCGAGGAGATCCACCTCGTGACCGTGATTCCGTCGAACGTCCACGCGGGCATGCCCGGGATAGACTTCGAGGGACGACGCGAGCGGGCGCTCGGGCGCTACCGCCGCGTCATCGAAGACGCGGGCTTCGTCGTCGAGGCGCACGTCGTCCGCGGCACGCCCCACCGACGAATCAACGGCGTCGCCGAGGCGGTCGGTGCCAGCCTCACGGTCGTCGGCTCGCGTGGGAAGAGTCCGCTCGAGAACCGCGTTATCGGATCGACTGCACGCAACCTCGCGCGGACGACGGTCGTCCCACTGCTGGTCAACCGGATCGAACGCGGGGCGGACGAGCCGGCCGTCGTCCGCGAACACCTGTTTCGGCGGATGCTGTTCGCGACGGACTTCTCGGAGAACGCTGAACGAGCCTTCGAGGCGTTCTCGTACCTCCGTCACGCGACGCAGGAGGCGACGCTGGTCCACGTTGAAACGCCGAAGGATCCGGCACTTCCAGAGGGCCCCGACCCCGAAGCGCGACTGGCGGAGTTGGCGACCAAGTTCGAGGACTGGGAGATCGAGACGCAAACAGCAGTTCGGCAGGGCGATCCGGCGGACGAGATCCTCGCCGCGGAAGACGAGTACGAACCGACGACGATCCTCGTCGGCTCGCGCGGGCACAGCCGACTCCGCCGACTGTTGCTCGGGAGCGTCTCCGAAGACGTCGTCGCACGGGCGGACGGGAACGTCATGCTGATCCCGCCGGACAGAACGGCCTGA